A window from Halomicrobium urmianum encodes these proteins:
- a CDS encoding DUF7555 family protein, with amino-acid sequence MDDRAGAALDAAVYAVAVTAVATLLGGAAALLAGGGWIPVKVTLFVVGFALFGYASISMWRALSPDPDEGVSARGYREPTPFESALARAVPAAGGLVPPDDRLSPSVKLFVASLLVLGVSLAMETVFGVR; translated from the coding sequence ATGGATGACCGCGCGGGCGCAGCGCTGGACGCCGCCGTCTACGCCGTCGCGGTGACCGCCGTCGCGACGCTGCTCGGCGGCGCCGCAGCCCTCCTGGCCGGCGGCGGCTGGATCCCCGTGAAGGTGACTCTCTTCGTCGTCGGCTTCGCGCTGTTCGGCTACGCTTCGATCTCGATGTGGCGCGCCCTCTCGCCCGACCCGGACGAGGGGGTCTCCGCCCGGGGCTACCGCGAGCCCACGCCCTTCGAGTCGGCGCTCGCCCGCGCCGTGCCCGCCGCGGGCGGTCTCGTCCCTCCGGACGACCGCCTCTCGCCGTCCGTGAAGCTGTTCGTCGCGAGCCTGCTCGTCCTGGGCGTCTCCCTCGCCATGGAGACCGTCTTCGGCGTCCGGTGA
- a CDS encoding ABC transporter ATP-binding protein, whose product MSEPVVDADRRRTGETLIEVEGLRKYYEDTGLFGGDPVKAVDGVSFEIARGETFGLVGESGCGKTTLGRTLIQLETATGGRISFAGTDVTDLSGDDLTEWRRNAQMVFQDPESSLNDRMTVGEIVREPLDVHDVGTPRERREKVRDLLGEVGLQPEHYYRYPHQFSGGQRQRIGIARALALEPEFVVLDEPVSALDVSVQAQILNLLEDLQDEFGLTYLFIAHDLSVVRHICDRVGVMYLGNLMEVGPTEQLFQSPANPYTRALLSAIPEPDPTDESERITLPGSPPSPRDPPQGCPFATRCPVRLRPDDVDASEAVWERIREFRDAVRERSRAERSLGDRVRDRLGLETALADADDLVAETFDDVDVPPEVRRHVEQAADYLSDGDPDTARAYLREAFGGRCDVETPDYYEVDEGRVSFCHLHDPEHAPPGEKLRNRGFETHDG is encoded by the coding sequence ATGAGCGAGCCCGTCGTCGACGCCGACCGCCGCCGGACCGGCGAGACGCTGATCGAGGTCGAGGGGCTCAGGAAGTACTACGAGGACACCGGGCTGTTCGGCGGCGACCCGGTCAAGGCCGTCGACGGCGTCAGCTTCGAGATCGCCCGTGGCGAGACGTTCGGCCTCGTCGGCGAGTCGGGCTGCGGCAAGACGACGCTGGGCCGGACGCTGATCCAGCTCGAGACCGCCACCGGAGGGCGGATCTCCTTCGCCGGCACGGACGTCACCGACCTGAGCGGCGACGACCTCACCGAGTGGCGGCGCAACGCCCAGATGGTGTTCCAGGATCCCGAATCGAGCCTCAACGACCGGATGACCGTCGGCGAGATCGTCCGGGAGCCGCTGGACGTCCACGACGTGGGGACGCCCAGAGAGCGCCGCGAGAAAGTGCGGGACCTGCTCGGCGAGGTCGGCCTCCAGCCCGAGCACTACTACCGCTACCCCCACCAGTTCTCCGGGGGACAGCGCCAGCGGATCGGCATCGCCCGGGCGCTGGCGCTGGAGCCGGAGTTCGTCGTCCTCGACGAGCCCGTCTCCGCGCTGGACGTCTCCGTCCAGGCCCAGATCCTCAACCTGCTGGAGGACCTTCAAGACGAGTTCGGGCTGACCTACCTGTTCATCGCCCACGACCTGAGCGTCGTCCGCCACATCTGCGACCGCGTCGGCGTAATGTACCTCGGCAACCTCATGGAGGTCGGCCCCACGGAGCAGCTGTTCCAGAGCCCGGCCAACCCCTACACCAGGGCGCTGCTGTCGGCGATCCCGGAGCCCGACCCGACCGACGAGAGCGAGCGGATCACGCTCCCCGGGTCGCCGCCGAGCCCCCGGGACCCCCCGCAGGGCTGCCCGTTCGCGACCCGCTGTCCCGTCCGGCTCCGCCCCGACGACGTCGACGCCAGCGAGGCCGTCTGGGAGCGAATCCGGGAGTTCCGCGACGCCGTCCGCGAGCGGTCCCGCGCCGAGCGCTCGCTCGGGGACCGCGTCAGAGACCGACTCGGGCTCGAGACCGCCCTCGCCGACGCCGACGACCTCGTCGCGGAGACCTTCGACGACGTCGACGTTCCACCGGAGGTCCGCCGCCACGTCGAACAGGCCGCAGACTACCTGAGCGACGGCGATCCCGACACCGCCCGCGCGTACCTCCGGGAGGCCTTCGGCGGCCGCTGCGACGTCGAGACGCCTGACTACTACGAGGTCGACGAGGGGCGCGTGAGCTTCTGTCACCTCCACGACCCGGAGCACGCGCCCCCGGGCGAGAAGCTCCGCAACCGCGGCTTCGAAACCCACGATGGATGA
- a CDS encoding ABC transporter ATP-binding protein codes for MSSERAPADSGGDPLLSVDDLRTTFSGRDETVRAVDGVSFDIEAGETLGIVGESGSGKSVTARSIMGLVDSPGKVLDGSSIRLDGEELTDLSEKQYRSVRGGRIAMVFQDPLSSLNPVYTVGNQIIEALELHRGLSGAAAKEEAIELLRAVGIPDAARRIDEYPHQFSGGMRQRAVIAMALACEPELLICDEPTTALDVTIQAQILELLQEVQEERDVAIMFITHDMGVIAEVADRVAVMYAGEIIERGPVEAIFADPKHPYTRGLLRSIPGRNPDADRLPTIEGDVPTPTEPASYCRFAPRCPEAFGACEHVHPAHVDVGEDGDHTAACLLYPEEMTTENAVRHHEEIGDEPRPGETDIDEETAAGGRAGGEDE; via the coding sequence ATGAGTAGCGAGCGCGCGCCCGCCGACTCGGGGGGCGATCCGCTGCTGTCCGTCGACGACCTCCGGACGACCTTTAGCGGCCGCGACGAGACCGTCAGGGCCGTCGACGGCGTCTCCTTCGACATCGAGGCCGGCGAGACGCTGGGTATCGTCGGCGAGTCGGGGTCGGGCAAGAGCGTCACCGCCCGCTCGATCATGGGGCTGGTCGACTCCCCCGGCAAGGTGCTGGACGGCTCGTCGATCCGGCTGGACGGCGAGGAACTGACCGACCTCTCGGAGAAGCAGTACCGGTCCGTGCGCGGCGGCCGGATCGCCATGGTGTTCCAGGACCCGCTCAGTTCGCTGAACCCCGTCTACACCGTCGGTAACCAGATCATCGAAGCGCTGGAACTCCACCGCGGCCTGAGCGGTGCCGCGGCCAAGGAGGAGGCCATCGAACTCCTGCGGGCGGTCGGCATCCCCGACGCCGCCCGCCGGATCGACGAGTATCCCCACCAGTTCTCTGGCGGCATGCGCCAGCGGGCCGTCATCGCGATGGCGCTGGCCTGCGAGCCGGAGCTGTTGATCTGCGACGAGCCCACGACCGCGCTGGACGTCACCATCCAGGCCCAGATCCTCGAACTGCTGCAGGAGGTCCAGGAAGAGCGGGACGTGGCGATCATGTTCATCACTCACGACATGGGCGTCATCGCCGAGGTGGCCGACCGCGTGGCCGTCATGTACGCCGGCGAAATCATCGAGCGCGGACCCGTCGAGGCGATCTTCGCGGACCCGAAACACCCCTACACGCGGGGGCTCCTCCGGAGCATCCCCGGCCGGAACCCCGACGCCGACCGGCTCCCCACCATCGAGGGCGACGTGCCGACGCCGACCGAACCGGCCTCCTACTGCCGGTTCGCGCCGCGCTGTCCCGAGGCCTTCGGCGCCTGCGAGCACGTCCACCCCGCCCACGTCGACGTGGGCGAGGACGGGGACCACACCGCCGCGTGCCTGCTGTACCCCGAGGAGATGACTACCGAGAACGCCGTCCGCCACCACGAGGAGATCGGCGACGAACCGCGTCCCGGCGAGACCGATATCGACGAGGAGACGGCCGCCGGCGGCCGGGCCGGGGGTGAGGACGAATGA
- a CDS encoding ABC transporter permease: protein MTESKPRSDDEADRPLRDRIGAEPGPALVWLAGLALLVLVEAPFYLEGLLSAASGALGAIPGDPGADAAAGASAFFDELPHLLSRDLIPNRGYRDGGQWQGTFLGLEPMHAWLVRFVLVYAYAAVTLGWLWYGYVLFRRHYRAADWTPTDDVVDRLRSHYWGQFGLLIVVAFLVLALFAPMASPTTYEENIEAPYSHQLQYFDEDAGEVRTTTVGDANLGSASRGGGDSNVGLWSYDDFGRFHPAGTLTNGKDLFTFLAFGARVSLFIGVGSMALAGVLAAGLALITAYYKGVTDLAVILTSDSVQAMPALLLLILASVVFRGTWIAGLYNGAVLFILLFALIRWPGLWRAVRGPALQVAEQEWIDAAKSYGQRPSVIMRKHMAPYILGYLLIYASLTLGGVIISVAALSFLGLGITAPTPEWGRAIDMGQPYIASQSWHISLIPGIMITLVVTGFNALGDGIRDAIDPQSEGAEGGRTAAAAGGGGG from the coding sequence ATGACGGAGAGCAAACCGCGATCCGACGACGAGGCGGACAGACCGCTCAGAGACCGCATCGGTGCCGAGCCCGGACCGGCGCTCGTGTGGCTCGCCGGCCTGGCGCTGCTCGTGCTCGTCGAGGCGCCGTTCTACCTCGAGGGACTTCTCAGCGCCGCCAGCGGCGCGCTCGGAGCGATCCCCGGCGATCCCGGGGCCGACGCCGCGGCGGGCGCGTCCGCGTTCTTCGACGAGCTCCCCCACCTGCTGAGCCGCGACCTGATCCCCAACCGGGGCTACCGGGACGGCGGTCAGTGGCAGGGCACGTTCCTCGGACTGGAGCCGATGCACGCCTGGCTCGTCCGGTTCGTCCTGGTGTACGCCTACGCCGCAGTGACGCTGGGGTGGCTGTGGTACGGCTACGTCCTCTTCCGCCGGCACTACCGCGCGGCCGACTGGACGCCGACCGACGACGTGGTCGACCGCCTGCGCTCCCACTACTGGGGGCAGTTCGGTCTGCTGATCGTGGTCGCTTTCCTCGTGCTGGCGCTGTTCGCGCCGATGGCCAGTCCGACCACCTACGAGGAGAACATCGAGGCCCCCTACTCCCACCAGTTGCAGTACTTCGACGAGGACGCGGGCGAGGTCAGGACGACCACTGTCGGCGACGCCAACCTCGGATCGGCCTCGCGGGGCGGCGGCGACAGCAACGTCGGCCTGTGGAGCTACGACGACTTCGGACGCTTCCACCCCGCCGGGACCCTGACCAACGGGAAGGACCTGTTCACCTTCCTCGCGTTCGGGGCCCGCGTGTCGCTGTTCATCGGCGTCGGGTCGATGGCGCTGGCCGGCGTCCTGGCCGCCGGCCTGGCGCTGATCACCGCCTACTACAAGGGGGTGACCGACCTCGCGGTGATCCTCACCAGCGACTCCGTCCAGGCGATGCCCGCACTGTTGCTTTTGATCCTCGCCTCGGTCGTGTTCCGGGGCACGTGGATCGCCGGCCTCTACAACGGCGCCGTCCTCTTCATCCTCCTGTTCGCGCTGATCCGCTGGCCGGGGCTGTGGCGCGCGGTCCGCGGCCCCGCCCTGCAGGTAGCCGAGCAGGAGTGGATCGACGCCGCCAAGAGCTACGGGCAGCGACCCTCAGTCATCATGCGGAAGCACATGGCGCCGTACATCCTGGGGTACCTCCTGATCTACGCGTCGCTGACGCTGGGCGGGGTCATCATCTCCGTGGCCGCCCTCTCCTTCCTCGGCCTCGGAATCACCGCTCCCACGCCCGAGTGGGGCCGCGCCATCGACATGGGCCAGCCCTACATCGCCAGCCAGTCCTGGCACATCTCGCTGATCCCGGGGATCATGATCACGCTCGTCGTCACGGGCTTCAACGCCCTGGGCGACGGGATCCGCGACGCCATCGATCCCCAGAGCGAGGGCGCCGAGGGCGGACGTACTGCCGCGGCCGCCGGAGGTGGCGGCGGATGA
- a CDS encoding ABC transporter permease, with the protein MSRLTYLLKRLLMSIPVVIFGTTITFAIIRLGPLSPADAILGQDPDPLAVQRIERRLGLNEPLWEQYFQFMGNLFTFDLGQSWVISSGTPAVELIASYAPRTIWLGFWSILIALLIGIPLGFYAGLHPNTLSDYTASFGGIVWRAMPNFWLAVILVTVLSQSQQLFGFSWQAFLVETNVVTSPNLGVFTRPSRLITDPRAAWTNVLAATKQILPAALVLGSASMGTEMRIGRTAILETINEKYVETAKAKGVPPRVLVWKHVFRNALIPLVPVITAEAFILVGGSVLVETVFAINGIGRLFFQASVQGDLPLVGTLMYLFILLIVGLNIVQDIAYTIIDPRVGYEGT; encoded by the coding sequence ATGAGCCGGCTCACGTATCTGCTCAAGCGGCTGCTCATGTCCATCCCCGTCGTGATATTCGGCACGACGATCACGTTCGCCATCATCCGGCTCGGACCGCTCAGCCCGGCAGACGCCATCCTCGGGCAGGACCCCGACCCGCTGGCCGTCCAGCGGATCGAACGCCGACTCGGACTCAACGAGCCCCTCTGGGAGCAGTACTTCCAGTTCATGGGCAACCTCTTCACGTTCGATCTCGGCCAGTCGTGGGTGATCAGCTCGGGGACGCCGGCCGTCGAGCTGATCGCCTCCTACGCCCCCCGGACCATCTGGCTCGGCTTCTGGTCGATCCTGATCGCGCTGCTGATCGGCATCCCGCTGGGCTTCTACGCGGGCCTGCACCCGAACACGCTCTCGGACTACACCGCCTCCTTCGGCGGCATCGTCTGGCGCGCCATGCCGAACTTCTGGCTGGCGGTCATCCTCGTGACGGTCCTCTCGCAGTCCCAGCAGCTGTTCGGCTTCAGCTGGCAGGCCTTCCTGGTCGAGACCAACGTGGTCACGTCGCCGAACCTGGGCGTCTTCACCAGGCCGTCGCGGTTGATAACCGACCCGCGGGCCGCCTGGACGAACGTGCTGGCGGCGACGAAACAGATCCTGCCGGCCGCGCTCGTGCTGGGGTCGGCGTCGATGGGGACCGAGATGCGCATCGGCCGGACGGCCATCCTCGAGACGATCAACGAGAAGTACGTCGAGACCGCGAAGGCCAAGGGCGTCCCGCCGCGCGTGCTCGTCTGGAAGCACGTCTTCCGGAACGCGCTGATCCCGCTGGTCCCGGTGATCACGGCCGAGGCGTTCATCCTCGTCGGGGGCTCGGTCCTCGTCGAGACGGTCTTCGCGATCAACGGGATCGGTCGCCTGTTCTTCCAGGCCTCCGTCCAGGGCGACCTCCCGCTGGTGGGGACGCTGATGTACCTGTTCATCCTGCTGATCGTCGGCCTGAACATCGTCCAAGACATCGCCTACACGATCATCGACCCGCGCGTGGGGTACGAAGGCACATGA